A region of Planococcus sp. MSAK28401 DNA encodes the following proteins:
- the yhaM gene encoding 3'-5' exoribonuclease YhaM has protein sequence MTKGITTRAVGETVDDFLLIKQSVKGVTTTGNPFMSLVLQDKSGDIEAKLWDTKDEHERMYAAETIVRVGGEIHNYRGKNQLRIKSIRPAKPEENLTIAEFLPSAAQSADELHEEVTKFLFEMENPQIQRITRHILKKYQQQFLTFPAATRNHHDYVSGLADHVVSMLKLGKAICEVYPSLDKDLLYSGIILHDIGKVFELSGPVATTYTVEGNLLGHISIMVTEIAKAAEELGIEGEEVMVLQHIVLSHHGKEEWGSPKKPMIKEAEILHYIDNIDAKMMMLDRVLGKTKEGEFSERVFALDNRSFYKPKL, from the coding sequence ATGACAAAAGGAATTACAACCCGCGCTGTCGGGGAGACAGTCGATGATTTTCTTCTGATCAAACAATCGGTCAAAGGCGTCACGACGACCGGCAACCCATTCATGTCACTCGTTCTGCAGGACAAGAGCGGTGACATCGAGGCAAAGCTATGGGACACAAAAGACGAACATGAACGGATGTATGCGGCAGAGACAATTGTCAGAGTCGGCGGGGAGATTCATAATTACCGCGGCAAAAACCAGCTGCGCATCAAAAGCATCCGCCCGGCAAAACCGGAAGAGAACTTGACGATTGCCGAGTTTTTGCCTTCGGCGGCGCAAAGTGCGGATGAATTGCACGAAGAAGTGACAAAGTTCCTGTTCGAGATGGAAAACCCGCAAATCCAGCGCATCACGCGCCATATCCTGAAGAAATATCAGCAGCAATTCCTGACCTTCCCGGCCGCGACGCGCAATCACCACGATTATGTATCAGGCCTTGCGGATCATGTCGTCTCGATGCTCAAGCTCGGGAAAGCGATTTGCGAAGTGTATCCGAGCTTGGACAAGGATTTATTGTATTCGGGAATCATTCTCCACGATATCGGCAAAGTCTTTGAACTTTCAGGGCCGGTCGCGACCACCTATACCGTAGAAGGCAATTTGCTCGGCCATATCTCGATCATGGTAACCGAAATCGCAAAAGCGGCGGAAGAGCTCGGCATCGAAGGGGAAGAAGTCATGGTCCTCCAACACATCGTCTTATCGCATCACGGCAAGGAAGAATGGGGCAGCCCGAAAAAGCCGATGATAAAAGAGGCGGAAATCCTCCATTATATCGACAATATTGATGCGAAAATGATGATGCTCGACCGTGTGCTCGGCAAAACGAAAGAAGGCGAGTTCTCAGAACGCGTCTTCGCACTCGATAACCGCTCATTCTACAAGCCGAAACTATAA
- a CDS encoding peptidylprolyl isomerase, translating into MKKSAFTLSIAAAVLALSACSDNGSESEVLVTSDAGDVTKEELYEEMKTSVGDQAIQILMIEKVLGANYEVSDEEVEAELESNKEEMGENFEQFLAQNNHTEESYKKVIRLNLLQEKALTEDIEVTDEEIEQRYERQGTELNARHILVADEETANEVKTKLDDGGDFAELAEEYSTDPGSAANGGALDWFGTGAMVPEFEDAAYSLEVDEISEPVQSQHGFHIIQVTETREVEGQEPLEDQREALRSEIAMAKADQSTLLPKVAALMEEANIDIKDEELEGALDEILNTEPAPEEGAPIEEETEETPAE; encoded by the coding sequence ATGAAGAAATCAGCCTTTACCCTTTCCATCGCGGCAGCGGTTCTTGCACTTTCTGCATGCAGCGACAATGGTTCCGAAAGCGAAGTGCTCGTCACTTCCGATGCGGGAGACGTGACAAAAGAAGAACTATACGAAGAGATGAAAACCTCAGTCGGCGATCAAGCCATCCAAATCCTTATGATTGAAAAAGTATTGGGTGCAAACTACGAAGTATCGGATGAAGAAGTGGAAGCAGAGCTTGAGAGCAATAAAGAAGAGATGGGCGAAAACTTCGAACAATTTCTCGCTCAAAACAACCATACAGAAGAAAGCTATAAAAAAGTCATTCGCCTGAACTTGCTTCAGGAAAAAGCATTGACGGAAGACATCGAAGTGACGGATGAAGAAATCGAGCAGCGGTACGAGCGCCAAGGAACTGAATTGAATGCGCGTCATATCTTAGTTGCGGATGAAGAAACAGCCAACGAAGTGAAAACAAAACTTGACGATGGCGGTGATTTCGCTGAACTGGCGGAAGAATACTCCACTGACCCAGGATCTGCCGCTAACGGCGGGGCGCTTGACTGGTTCGGCACCGGCGCCATGGTCCCTGAATTCGAAGATGCGGCTTATTCCCTCGAAGTCGATGAAATCAGCGAACCTGTCCAATCCCAGCACGGTTTCCACATTATCCAAGTGACTGAAACCCGTGAAGTCGAAGGCCAAGAGCCGCTTGAAGACCAACGTGAAGCTTTGCGTTCTGAAATCGCCATGGCCAAAGCAGATCAATCCACACTATTGCCGAAAGTCGCAGCTTTGATGGAAGAAGCCAATATCGACATCAAAGATGAAGAACTTGAAGGCGCACTTGATGAAATCCTTAACACGGAACCAGCTCCTGAAGAAGGAGCCCCAATTGAAGAAGAAACAGAAGAAACTCCGGCTGAATAA
- a CDS encoding DUF3267 domain-containing protein: MHCWKTINVKKQYGSDRLFFISALIGAGVFTSYYMLLAIMYADPLSDQNFLLFMIGMLAIYPIHKLLHLLPLLGSRKCLKISMRKQLKLCPTISLYIKEPVRKSRFMLALVTPFAIINTVIIALSIIWPAYSHYFAILLAYHSALSVTDLIYIRNLARSPRHALIEETDTGFEILVPQPIA; the protein is encoded by the coding sequence ATGCATTGCTGGAAAACAATCAACGTCAAAAAACAATACGGTTCTGACCGCCTGTTCTTCATTTCCGCGCTGATCGGCGCCGGGGTGTTCACCAGCTATTACATGCTGCTGGCCATCATGTATGCCGACCCGTTATCCGACCAGAACTTTCTGCTGTTCATGATCGGAATGCTGGCGATCTACCCTATCCATAAACTTTTGCACCTTCTGCCTTTACTCGGAAGCCGCAAATGCCTAAAAATCAGCATGCGCAAACAATTGAAGCTATGCCCGACCATTTCTCTATACATCAAAGAACCGGTCCGGAAATCGCGCTTTATGCTGGCGCTTGTGACGCCGTTTGCGATTATCAATACGGTCATCATCGCGCTAAGCATCATTTGGCCGGCTTATAGCCATTATTTCGCCATTTTGCTTGCCTACCATAGCGCTTTGTCCGTTACGGATTTGATCTATATCCGTAATTTGGCGCGCTCGCCGCGGCACGCACTCATTGAAGAGACAGACACTGGATTCGAGATCCTGGTGCCGCAGCCAATTGCCTGA
- a CDS encoding HTH-type transcriptional regulator Hpr produces the protein MNDKEYTMKEAMLYSQRIGQLSKALWKAVEKDWQMWIKPYDLNINEHHILWISYHLKGASISDVAKFGVMHVSTAFNFSKKLEERELLSFSKRDTDKRNTYVELTQKGEELMQEMIERYHDTPHSVVDGSLPLRNLYGKFPEFMDVMAIIRNIYGDDFMEIFEASFKNIENRFNEENHVLTENKNG, from the coding sequence GTGAATGACAAAGAATATACAATGAAAGAAGCTATGCTGTACAGCCAAAGAATTGGGCAATTATCGAAAGCATTATGGAAAGCAGTGGAGAAAGATTGGCAGATGTGGATAAAACCTTATGACCTGAATATTAATGAACACCACATTTTATGGATTTCCTACCATTTGAAAGGCGCTTCCATTTCCGACGTGGCAAAATTCGGGGTCATGCACGTCTCAACGGCATTCAATTTCTCGAAAAAACTTGAAGAGCGCGAATTGCTGTCCTTTTCGAAACGCGACACCGATAAACGCAATACATATGTGGAGCTGACCCAAAAAGGCGAAGAGTTGATGCAGGAGATGATCGAACGCTATCACGATACGCCCCATTCAGTCGTTGACGGTTCCCTTCCACTGCGTAATTTATATGGGAAATTCCCTGAATTCATGGATGTCATGGCCATCATCCGCAATATTTACGGTGATGATTTCATGGAGATTTTCGAAGCGTCATTCAAAAACATCGAGAACCGTTTCAATGAGGAAAACCACGTTTTAACCGAGAATAAAAACGGCTGA
- a CDS encoding YtxH domain-containing protein, with protein sequence MKVSNFFAGLGAGLIAGAVTAILSAPKSGEELRTSIKSSGSEWKESMNELKARINELKESINHLTEESKTQVPEAVDGLKASLQSWQEDTAPAKEHLQLEIKAIQNSIEQLQAAISKDKDEDEKKKDKPTKIDPKKAKDKDDSETA encoded by the coding sequence ATGAAAGTTTCGAATTTTTTTGCCGGTCTCGGTGCCGGTCTTATCGCCGGCGCCGTAACAGCCATCCTCTCCGCTCCGAAATCTGGTGAGGAATTGCGCACTTCCATCAAATCAAGCGGCTCGGAATGGAAAGAATCAATGAACGAGCTGAAAGCACGCATCAATGAATTGAAGGAATCGATCAACCACTTGACAGAAGAGTCAAAAACTCAAGTCCCTGAAGCGGTGGATGGCTTGAAAGCGTCCCTCCAATCATGGCAGGAAGACACAGCGCCAGCGAAAGAACATTTGCAGCTGGAGATTAAAGCAATCCAAAATTCCATCGAGCAGTTGCAAGCGGCAATCAGCAAAGATAAAGACGAAGACGAGAAGAAAAAAGACAAACCGACGAAAATCGACCCAAAAAAAGCAAAAGATAAAGACGATTCCGAGACAGCTTGA
- a CDS encoding tryptophan transporter, translated as MNTKNLVLMALLVSVGATLYVMIPGINGGMKPDFMLTMMFIGILLFRDVKSVFLLAVTTGIISGLFSSFPGGFFPNIIDKFVTAFVFFALVSLLNKHAAKLPVGIALTAIGTVLSGTIFLSAAIFILGADIPFTLLLATVVVPATIMNGVAFAVMFPIVTGLMKRSNFQSSTAAQAR; from the coding sequence ATGAATACGAAAAATCTTGTGTTAATGGCGCTGCTTGTCAGCGTCGGTGCGACATTGTACGTGATGATCCCGGGCATCAATGGCGGGATGAAACCCGACTTTATGCTGACGATGATGTTTATCGGTATCTTGCTGTTCCGTGACGTGAAAAGTGTCTTTTTGCTCGCTGTCACCACCGGAATCATTTCCGGATTGTTTTCGAGCTTTCCGGGAGGCTTTTTCCCGAATATCATCGATAAATTCGTCACTGCATTCGTCTTTTTCGCACTTGTGTCGTTACTGAATAAGCATGCCGCCAAGTTGCCGGTTGGTATTGCGCTCACTGCAATTGGAACAGTACTGTCAGGAACCATTTTCCTGTCGGCCGCGATCTTCATCCTAGGCGCCGATATTCCGTTCACGCTGCTGCTTGCAACGGTCGTCGTTCCGGCAACTATCATGAATGGCGTTGCCTTTGCGGTCATGTTCCCGATTGTCACAGGGCTCATGAAGCGCTCGAACTTCCAAAGTTCCACAGCCGCGCAGGCTCGCTAA
- a CDS encoding HIT family protein produces the protein MSDCIFCKIIAGEIPSVKVYEDEHVYAFMDIMPLSKGHTLLIPKTHREFVYDMTPEEAAQLFSVAPKIASAIKETFEPEGMNLLNNNGPKAGQSVFHFHLHFIPRYGASDGFGAKWMTKEKEYTTEKIQELAEQVKTKLASEA, from the coding sequence ATGAGCGATTGTATTTTTTGCAAAATCATTGCAGGAGAAATCCCGAGCGTCAAAGTGTACGAAGATGAGCATGTCTATGCCTTTATGGACATCATGCCCCTATCAAAGGGACATACGCTGCTAATCCCGAAAACCCATCGTGAGTTTGTCTACGATATGACGCCGGAAGAAGCTGCTCAATTGTTCAGCGTAGCGCCGAAGATCGCCAGTGCCATCAAAGAAACTTTCGAACCGGAAGGCATGAATTTGTTGAACAACAACGGGCCAAAAGCCGGGCAAAGCGTGTTCCATTTCCACTTGCATTTCATCCCGCGCTACGGTGCAAGCGATGGTTTTGGCGCCAAATGGATGACCAAAGAAAAAGAGTACACCACGGAGAAGATCCAGGAACTTGCCGAACAGGTAAAAACCAAGCTAGCCTCTGAGGCTTGA
- a CDS encoding ABC transporter ATP-binding protein: MAILEVENLTGGYTRKPVLKDVSFSIEKGELVGLIGLNGAGKSTTIKHIIGIMQPKSGTIRLNGRTFAEDIDAYRSAFSYIPETPVLYEELTLREHLELTAMAYGLEQEVFEQRSAALLKEFRMEKRLKWFPSHFSKGMRQKVMIMSAFLVDPDLYIIDEPFVGLDPLGIKSLLDQMEQQKRSGASVLMSTHILSTAERYCDRIILLHNGRVRAIGTMPELRQAFGMPDASLDDLYIAMTEDDDNEEPA; this comes from the coding sequence GTGGCAATATTGGAAGTAGAAAATTTAACGGGCGGCTATACGAGAAAGCCTGTGTTAAAAGACGTGAGTTTTTCTATAGAAAAAGGTGAATTGGTCGGTTTGATCGGCTTGAACGGGGCAGGGAAGAGTACAACCATCAAGCATATCATCGGCATCATGCAACCGAAATCCGGAACGATCCGACTCAATGGGCGGACCTTCGCGGAAGACATCGACGCTTACCGTTCCGCTTTTTCCTATATTCCGGAAACGCCTGTGCTGTATGAGGAATTGACATTGCGTGAACATCTCGAACTGACGGCGATGGCTTATGGCCTGGAGCAGGAAGTCTTCGAACAACGTTCTGCAGCTTTATTGAAGGAATTCCGCATGGAAAAGCGGCTGAAATGGTTTCCGTCCCATTTCTCAAAAGGGATGCGCCAGAAAGTCATGATCATGAGTGCTTTTCTTGTTGACCCGGATTTGTACATCATCGATGAACCATTCGTCGGGCTCGACCCGCTGGGCATCAAATCGCTGCTCGACCAGATGGAACAGCAAAAGCGCAGCGGCGCATCAGTGCTCATGTCGACCCATATCCTGTCGACGGCAGAACGCTATTGCGACCGAATCATCCTGCTACACAACGGGCGCGTGCGGGCAATCGGCACGATGCCGGAGCTGCGCCAGGCATTCGGCATGCCGGATGCCTCACTCGATGACCTGTATATTGCGATGACCGAGGATGACGACAATGAAGAACCTGCATGA
- a CDS encoding ABC transporter permease: protein MKNLHEVWDNRLRRYTAEVQNYLKFIVTGHIAVVMLFAIGAAGYAYSEWVQNVPPEFPAALLMAVLFGALLSYSPPVTLLKQADGVYLLPLESRLDEYLKPALRWTYVSQLYLPIVVFVVSLPLINALYGLPSSYLIGFPILLLLVKWWNVRSEFHWRKASEGHKIWLERAVRFLLVAGFVWSYIDGWIIVAAAFLFAMIFYGKWLERRAAGKAFPYGHFIELEENRMLRFYQFANYFTDVPHLKGKVRERRWLNPVYRLIKSKASNAHLYLVSRTFIRSDELFFLWVRLTLIILVGAWLIPFQIAIALFAGALAFASTIQLWQGLNQSQHFRMDQLFPLSTHSREKAVWNWVLAVQLIQAAAALVLLLALGQFATALLVTAVIAVVSLVTLAGARRKSAQLNNR from the coding sequence ATGAAGAACCTGCATGAAGTATGGGACAATCGGCTCCGGCGCTACACTGCTGAAGTCCAGAATTATTTAAAATTCATCGTCACCGGCCACATTGCAGTTGTCATGCTGTTCGCCATCGGGGCAGCCGGCTACGCTTACAGCGAATGGGTGCAAAATGTGCCGCCGGAATTTCCGGCAGCGCTATTGATGGCCGTGCTATTCGGGGCGCTATTGTCCTATAGCCCGCCGGTGACTTTATTGAAGCAGGCGGACGGGGTTTATTTGCTGCCTCTCGAAAGCCGGCTCGATGAATATTTGAAGCCGGCATTGCGTTGGACTTATGTGTCGCAGCTGTATTTGCCGATTGTCGTGTTCGTGGTCTCTTTGCCGCTCATCAACGCCTTATACGGCTTGCCTTCGTCTTATTTGATCGGTTTTCCGATTTTATTGCTGCTCGTAAAATGGTGGAATGTCAGGAGCGAGTTTCATTGGCGAAAAGCAAGCGAGGGCCATAAAATTTGGCTCGAGCGCGCGGTCCGGTTCCTGCTCGTTGCCGGCTTTGTGTGGTCGTATATCGACGGCTGGATTATTGTTGCGGCGGCCTTTTTGTTCGCGATGATTTTCTACGGCAAATGGCTGGAGCGCCGCGCTGCGGGAAAAGCATTCCCGTATGGGCATTTTATCGAATTGGAAGAGAACCGCATGCTGCGCTTTTACCAGTTCGCCAATTATTTCACCGACGTCCCGCATTTGAAAGGGAAGGTGAGGGAGCGCAGATGGCTCAACCCGGTTTATCGTTTGATCAAGAGCAAAGCGTCCAATGCGCACTTATATTTGGTGAGCCGGACGTTCATCCGTTCCGATGAGCTGTTCTTTTTGTGGGTGCGTTTAACGCTGATCATCCTGGTTGGAGCTTGGCTTATCCCGTTCCAAATCGCGATTGCTTTATTTGCTGGGGCATTGGCGTTCGCTTCAACGATCCAATTATGGCAAGGCTTGAATCAGTCCCAGCATTTCCGCATGGACCAATTATTTCCGCTTAGCACGCATAGCCGCGAAAAAGCGGTCTGGAATTGGGTGCTCGCCGTCCAGTTGATTCAGGCTGCAGCGGCATTGGTCTTATTGCTGGCACTCGGACAATTTGCAACAGCGCTACTTGTCACAGCAGTCATAGCTGTCGTGTCGCTTGTGACACTTGCAGGCGCCAGAAGAAAGTCAGCACAGCTCAACAACCGATAA
- a CDS encoding M20 metallopeptidase family protein: protein MIEKIFAELDNAYPEMVEIRRHLHMNPEPSFHETKTAKYIRDFYEDLGVDIRHGVGGNGVIATIRGGKPGKTVALRADFDALPIQDQKETSYKSTVPNVVHACGHDGHTATLLVLGKILHGLRDELPGTYVLIHQHAEELAPGGAKPMIEDGALDGVDVIFGTHLWSTTPFGRIDYRTGPIMAAADRFEITVQGRGGHGAMPHETVDAVVTGAQLVTSLQQLVARRVDPLESAVLTIASFIAENPFNIIADQSKLNGTVRSFTEETRTLMEQEMERVAKGTAIATNSDIDFKFHRGYPPVVTHEKETEFLRDLAEDVPGVKEVFNCPPQMGGEDFAYYLEEIPGTFFFTGAMPDGEVYPHHHPKFDFKEEAMLIAAKTLGKAAVTCHE from the coding sequence ATGATTGAAAAGATCTTTGCTGAACTCGATAATGCCTACCCTGAAATGGTGGAAATCCGCCGTCACTTGCACATGAACCCGGAGCCATCATTCCATGAAACCAAAACGGCTAAGTACATCCGTGACTTCTATGAAGATCTCGGTGTCGATATCCGTCACGGAGTCGGAGGCAATGGCGTCATCGCGACTATCCGCGGCGGGAAGCCAGGCAAGACAGTCGCCTTGCGCGCCGATTTCGATGCCCTGCCGATCCAAGACCAGAAAGAAACCAGCTATAAATCCACTGTCCCGAACGTGGTCCATGCTTGTGGCCATGACGGCCATACGGCGACCTTGCTCGTTCTCGGCAAAATCCTCCACGGCTTGCGCGATGAACTCCCTGGCACGTATGTACTCATTCACCAGCACGCAGAAGAGCTAGCCCCAGGCGGCGCAAAACCGATGATCGAAGACGGGGCGCTTGACGGCGTCGATGTCATCTTCGGCACCCATCTTTGGTCGACGACGCCATTCGGGCGGATCGATTATCGGACAGGCCCGATCATGGCAGCGGCGGACCGTTTTGAAATCACTGTCCAAGGGCGCGGCGGCCACGGCGCGATGCCCCACGAAACTGTCGATGCCGTCGTAACAGGCGCACAGCTCGTGACCAGCCTGCAGCAGCTTGTCGCACGCCGTGTGGACCCGCTCGAGTCCGCAGTTTTGACGATTGCATCATTCATTGCAGAGAACCCGTTCAATATCATTGCCGACCAATCGAAACTGAACGGAACAGTCAGATCCTTCACTGAAGAAACGCGCACCCTTATGGAGCAGGAAATGGAGCGCGTCGCTAAAGGTACGGCCATCGCGACTAATAGCGACATCGACTTTAAATTCCATCGGGGCTACCCGCCGGTTGTCACTCACGAAAAGGAAACGGAATTCCTGAGAGACCTCGCTGAAGATGTGCCGGGGGTTAAGGAAGTTTTCAATTGCCCGCCGCAAATGGGCGGCGAAGATTTCGCCTATTACCTCGAGGAAATCCCAGGCACATTCTTCTTCACAGGCGCGATGCCGGACGGTGAAGTCTATCCCCACCACCACCCGAAATTCGACTTTAAAGAAGAAGCGATGCTCATTGCCGCGAAAACACTCGGCAAAGCCGCGGTCACTTGTCACGAATAA